In Streptomyces alboniger, the following are encoded in one genomic region:
- a CDS encoding helix-turn-helix domain-containing protein produces MLQTAVHRYERKEVPVAEEEPSEGVLLSGEANVATRIRVEREARGWSTNALSDRLNEAGFEMNPSAVWRIENGKRRINLDDAIGFAEVFGIDLRNLVGPPQLAAKARAMELIDEVVDAFRATQRANMAFTEARDALDAYLAEHPDIREEADLMVQSAMAEEASKTMLKMHGPPPGDGDAHPADEA; encoded by the coding sequence GTGCTGCAAACCGCAGTGCATCGCTACGAACGGAAGGAGGTGCCGGTGGCGGAGGAAGAACCGTCCGAGGGCGTCCTGCTCAGCGGCGAGGCCAATGTCGCGACCCGCATCAGGGTGGAGCGTGAGGCGCGCGGCTGGAGCACCAATGCCCTGTCCGACCGGCTCAACGAGGCCGGCTTCGAGATGAACCCGTCCGCGGTCTGGCGGATCGAAAACGGGAAGCGCCGCATCAACCTCGACGACGCCATCGGCTTCGCCGAGGTCTTCGGCATCGACCTGCGCAACCTCGTCGGGCCACCGCAGCTGGCGGCCAAGGCCCGCGCCATGGAGCTCATCGACGAGGTCGTGGACGCGTTCCGCGCGACGCAGAGAGCCAACATGGCCTTCACGGAGGCGCGCGACGCTCTTGACGCCTACCTCGCCGAGCACCCCGACATCCGCGAGGAAGCCGACCTCATGGTCCAGAGCGCCATGGCGGAGGAGGCCAGCAAGACCATGCTGAAGATGCATGGCCCTCCGCCCGGTGACGGCGACGCCCACCCCGCCGACGAGGCGTAG
- a CDS encoding helix-turn-helix domain-containing protein, with protein MREPAITPASAPTPHAEVGLPRLHVPEEVAAVLGCSAWWVKDRARRRLIPFTRVGRAYRFSDEHLAEIIRMHEERPAVKPQRLGVAAAPTRKPPARQRSEAAVPTVRLQARPPRRMAKSQYGTAA; from the coding sequence TTGCGCGAACCCGCGATAACCCCTGCCTCCGCACCGACTCCGCACGCTGAGGTCGGCCTGCCGCGCCTCCATGTCCCCGAGGAAGTTGCCGCCGTCCTCGGCTGCTCCGCCTGGTGGGTCAAGGACCGCGCCCGCCGCCGGCTCATCCCGTTCACCCGCGTTGGCCGTGCGTACCGCTTCTCGGACGAGCATCTCGCCGAGATCATCCGCATGCACGAAGAGCGTCCGGCCGTGAAGCCGCAGCGCCTTGGCGTTGCTGCTGCGCCGACTCGCAAGCCTCCCGCTCGGCAGCGATCTGAAGCGGCTGTGCCCACCGTCCGGCTCCAGGCCCGGCCGCCGCGCCGAATGGCCAAGTCCCAGTACGGAACCGCTGCTTAA
- a CDS encoding LacI family DNA-binding transcriptional regulator — MGYAEKRSGYWRGRYKIEDGKYGTVADSTGAVVKFATKREAKQAADAEEVTVRRGQWRDPGLGQETFGAYASRWYAAQDLAASTMQNYKRHIEEHLLPDFEDKALAGILRTDVDAWEKKEKAAYATSSVKTWRSTLHLIFEDAIDEGLLTSNPAARRRGRGKRAGRSRDRGPEKVVTDALGILLTAERAALLSGRDDEFVATVLKGYTGKRWGEIVGLETEFVRPNAFRVEWQLYELDTGELVRCPPKDDSYRDIDSPDWLSALVFDHIARRKPTPCPCHGRTYVFRGQGAARTGGHQGAKLVDVARRAGVSTGTVSNVLNHSDRVREDTRMRVELAITELGFVRGGTTSEHAAHWRRNGFATWLFTPAVSGWYPKKAPQEARPVPILGEPWPGVPARGRGAAARADTCWLPIAKGLTPHGLRHTHRTMMEDLGTEKVLMDERMGHIDGSVSARYAHVTPGMRRRLMIGLTEQWEAALAARRALHPRSPVSALDRLLQTGG; from the coding sequence GTGGGGTACGCCGAGAAGCGCAGCGGCTACTGGCGCGGCCGCTACAAGATCGAGGACGGCAAGTACGGCACCGTCGCCGATTCCACGGGCGCCGTGGTCAAGTTCGCCACCAAGCGCGAGGCCAAGCAGGCCGCAGACGCCGAAGAGGTGACCGTTCGCCGTGGCCAGTGGCGCGACCCGGGCCTCGGTCAGGAGACCTTCGGCGCGTACGCGAGCCGTTGGTACGCCGCCCAGGACCTGGCCGCCTCGACGATGCAGAACTACAAGCGCCACATCGAGGAGCACCTGCTCCCCGACTTCGAGGACAAGGCGCTCGCCGGCATCCTGCGTACGGACGTCGATGCCTGGGAGAAGAAGGAGAAGGCCGCCTACGCGACTTCCAGCGTCAAGACCTGGCGCTCCACGCTCCACCTGATCTTCGAGGACGCGATCGACGAGGGCCTGCTCACGTCGAACCCGGCGGCCAGGCGGCGCGGGCGGGGCAAGCGCGCCGGCCGCTCGCGCGACCGCGGCCCGGAGAAGGTCGTCACTGACGCGCTCGGTATCCTGCTCACCGCCGAGCGGGCGGCCCTGCTCTCAGGCCGCGACGACGAGTTCGTTGCCACGGTCCTCAAGGGCTACACCGGTAAGCGCTGGGGCGAAATCGTCGGCCTGGAAACGGAGTTCGTCCGGCCGAATGCCTTCCGGGTCGAATGGCAGCTGTACGAGCTGGACACCGGCGAGCTGGTGCGTTGCCCGCCCAAGGACGACAGCTACCGCGACATCGACTCGCCGGACTGGCTGTCCGCCTTGGTCTTCGACCACATCGCCCGTAGGAAGCCGACCCCCTGCCCCTGCCACGGCAGGACGTACGTCTTCCGAGGCCAGGGCGCGGCACGCACTGGCGGCCATCAGGGGGCGAAGCTCGTCGACGTCGCGCGCCGTGCCGGAGTCTCCACGGGCACGGTCTCGAACGTCCTCAACCACTCCGACCGCGTGCGCGAGGACACCCGCATGCGCGTCGAACTCGCCATCACAGAGCTCGGGTTCGTACGGGGCGGCACCACGTCGGAGCACGCGGCCCACTGGCGCCGAAACGGCTTCGCCACCTGGCTGTTCACCCCGGCGGTCTCCGGCTGGTACCCGAAGAAGGCGCCACAGGAGGCCCGCCCGGTGCCGATCCTCGGCGAGCCGTGGCCTGGTGTCCCGGCCCGAGGCCGAGGGGCAGCCGCTCGGGCGGACACCTGCTGGCTTCCGATCGCCAAGGGCCTCACACCGCACGGGCTTCGCCACACTCACCGGACGATGATGGAGGACCTCGGCACCGAGAAGGTCCTCATGGACGAACGCATGGGCCACATCGACGGCTCGGTCTCTGCGCGCTACGCCCACGTCACGCCCGGCATGCGTCGGCGCCTCATGATTGGCCTGACCGAGCAGTGGGAGGCGGCACTCGCGGCCAGGCGTGCGCTACACCCGCGTTCCCCGGTATCTGCGCTGGACAGACTTCTGCAGACCGGCGGTTGA
- a CDS encoding HNH endonuclease, with translation MDHGFGSSNDADNSTTEHAGRPCAVCGTVMEYWRPRSQKYCSDPCRTSAAKKQRAERPKDAPKVRRPQQTLTPGTPPVPDLSRTREVRGDPHWNPILAAAERANGGEPCRICGEPVPRSAHWEHRDRHVCSGRCNTTLKRRTKARIERGEIDVAAIPDRGDRSSADADQRARFGAAREPQIFRTRTADGDFPYEFYGLSPIEGDVIERHSSVTTYATATSLGADELVALVQANSEPDAEPMVAIHQQTGALLAYTDRVLWWTKVPGQEHPLVQQTSFEGDDGRQWHWQNEIFRDVDESGKTYDWEAWVCVAEPTPTLWTPAYTARSEKQRRSTRARNSYQARMRGYGALNADADQVDPFDIYERDQWVCQLCHRAMNPAVEWPDPWSATLDHIKPVAESGAHTAGNLQAAHWICNIRKGDAWGPGEAQPS, from the coding sequence GTGGACCACGGCTTCGGCAGCAGCAACGACGCCGACAACAGCACCACTGAGCACGCGGGGCGCCCCTGCGCGGTCTGCGGCACAGTGATGGAGTACTGGCGCCCGCGCAGCCAGAAGTACTGCTCCGATCCCTGCCGTACCTCGGCCGCCAAGAAGCAGCGGGCCGAACGACCGAAGGACGCGCCGAAGGTACGGCGCCCGCAGCAGACGCTCACGCCAGGGACGCCGCCGGTGCCCGACCTCTCCAGGACCCGCGAGGTTCGCGGTGATCCTCATTGGAACCCGATCCTCGCGGCTGCCGAACGTGCCAACGGCGGCGAACCTTGCCGGATCTGCGGCGAGCCCGTTCCAAGGAGCGCGCACTGGGAGCACCGTGACCGGCACGTCTGCTCTGGTCGGTGCAACACCACGCTCAAGCGGCGTACGAAGGCGCGGATCGAACGGGGTGAGATCGACGTGGCCGCCATCCCGGATCGTGGTGACCGATCCTCCGCCGATGCCGACCAGCGCGCTCGGTTCGGGGCAGCAAGGGAGCCGCAGATCTTCCGCACCAGGACCGCCGACGGTGACTTCCCCTACGAGTTCTACGGGTTGAGCCCCATCGAGGGCGATGTCATCGAGCGGCACAGCTCCGTCACGACGTACGCCACCGCCACCTCCCTGGGCGCCGACGAGCTCGTCGCCTTGGTGCAGGCCAACTCCGAGCCCGATGCAGAGCCGATGGTCGCGATCCACCAGCAGACCGGAGCACTCCTCGCCTACACGGACCGAGTCCTGTGGTGGACCAAAGTGCCCGGCCAGGAACACCCCCTCGTCCAGCAGACGTCGTTCGAGGGGGACGACGGGCGGCAGTGGCACTGGCAGAACGAGATCTTCCGTGACGTGGACGAGAGCGGGAAGACCTACGACTGGGAAGCCTGGGTCTGCGTCGCAGAACCGACGCCCACGCTCTGGACCCCGGCCTACACCGCCCGCTCCGAGAAGCAGCGGCGCTCCACTCGGGCCCGCAACAGCTACCAGGCCCGCATGCGCGGCTACGGCGCTCTCAACGCCGACGCTGACCAGGTGGACCCGTTCGACATCTACGAACGCGACCAATGGGTCTGCCAGTTGTGTCATCGCGCGATGAACCCCGCCGTTGAGTGGCCCGACCCGTGGTCCGCCACCCTCGACCACATCAAGCCTGTCGCGGAGAGCGGCGCGCACACAGCCGGGAACCTGCAGGCAGCCCATTGGATCTGCAACATCCGCAAGGGAGACGCCTGGGGACCTGGCGAGGCCCAGCCCTCCTAA
- a CDS encoding DUF4276 family protein — protein sequence MTLPPVVAPIVEGHGEVQAVRELITRIAAEFCGTWTDVAPAFRLDSGKMRRPDELAKAVRVQAERVKGPGGVLVLRDGDDSDIQCPVELARQLAPEPNLVPVPVEIVIARHEYEAWFLAAADSLRSHPAVHNNASAPADPEARRGAKSQLESMMCESYKETLHQAKFSALIDLHAAKEKSRSFRRMVHAVEGLLRKAPR from the coding sequence ATGACGCTACCCCCTGTCGTGGCCCCGATCGTGGAGGGTCACGGCGAGGTCCAGGCGGTGCGTGAACTCATCACCCGCATCGCTGCCGAGTTCTGCGGGACTTGGACAGATGTCGCACCAGCATTTCGTCTCGACTCTGGCAAGATGCGCAGACCCGACGAACTGGCCAAAGCTGTACGTGTCCAGGCTGAGCGTGTCAAAGGGCCTGGCGGTGTCCTCGTGCTACGGGACGGCGATGACAGCGACATCCAGTGCCCAGTCGAGCTTGCACGTCAACTGGCCCCAGAACCTAACCTGGTTCCGGTCCCCGTTGAGATCGTGATCGCCCGTCATGAATACGAAGCCTGGTTCCTCGCCGCAGCAGACTCGCTCCGCAGCCACCCAGCAGTCCACAACAACGCATCCGCACCAGCAGATCCCGAAGCCAGGCGGGGCGCTAAGAGCCAGCTCGAATCCATGATGTGCGAGTCCTACAAGGAGACCCTCCACCAGGCGAAGTTCTCCGCACTGATCGACTTACATGCCGCGAAGGAGAAGAGCAGATCCTTCCGGAGAATGGTCCACGCGGTTGAGGGTCTACTCAGGAAGGCCCCCCGGTGA
- a CDS encoding AAA family ATPase, whose product MQDNYFSLTRVRLKHYRSIAAANVELGRLLLLVGPNGSGKSNFLDALRLLSESLQTSLDQALRSRGGVAEVRRRSTGHPTHFSIDLQFRGPEYQGEYGFEVAAVRGGGFRISREYCGVWYDARREEGSKYADAGFRIENGELAGKTEPVMPPVSEQRLYLVAAAGLDAFRPVYDGLSGISVFSLNPDVIRQPQTPDSGEFLHRDGSNIASVLHRLQRSARGREDKSRIESYLQLIVPGMHGVARSDLGNWETLEFAQDVPGAKNPWRFQAQSVSDGTLRALGVLVSLFAGTGSTLSTVGIEEPESALHPAAAGVLLDALRDASERRQVIVTSHSPDLLDRHDFDLSELRAVRSIAGETKIGELDEAGVLALREQLYTPGELLRNDQLLPAITAESQSGVRR is encoded by the coding sequence ATGCAGGACAACTATTTCTCGCTCACCCGCGTCCGGCTAAAGCACTATCGGAGCATCGCGGCAGCCAACGTCGAGTTGGGCAGACTGCTGTTGCTTGTCGGACCGAACGGGTCTGGGAAGAGCAACTTCCTCGACGCTTTGCGGCTGCTCTCCGAGTCTCTGCAGACGTCTCTCGACCAGGCTCTGCGGAGTCGTGGAGGCGTGGCGGAAGTACGCAGGAGGTCAACTGGCCACCCGACTCACTTCTCGATCGACCTGCAGTTCAGGGGGCCGGAGTACCAGGGCGAGTACGGCTTCGAGGTTGCCGCAGTGAGAGGCGGTGGCTTCCGGATCTCGCGCGAGTACTGCGGCGTCTGGTACGACGCGCGACGAGAGGAAGGCTCCAAGTACGCCGATGCTGGTTTCCGCATCGAGAACGGCGAGCTGGCAGGCAAGACCGAACCTGTGATGCCTCCCGTGAGCGAGCAGCGACTGTATCTGGTGGCCGCCGCCGGCCTTGACGCATTCCGACCTGTCTACGACGGTCTCTCCGGTATCAGTGTCTTCAGCCTCAACCCGGACGTAATACGCCAACCTCAGACACCCGACTCGGGAGAGTTCCTGCATCGTGATGGCTCCAACATCGCCAGCGTCCTGCATCGTCTGCAGCGCAGTGCCCGCGGCCGGGAAGACAAGAGCCGGATTGAGAGCTACCTACAGCTGATCGTGCCTGGCATGCACGGCGTGGCCCGCTCCGACCTGGGAAACTGGGAAACTCTGGAGTTCGCCCAGGACGTACCGGGTGCCAAGAACCCTTGGCGCTTTCAGGCACAGTCTGTCTCCGACGGCACGCTGCGCGCGCTTGGCGTACTGGTCTCGCTCTTCGCCGGCACGGGCAGCACTCTCAGCACGGTTGGTATCGAGGAACCAGAAAGCGCCCTGCATCCTGCGGCAGCAGGCGTGCTTCTCGACGCGTTGCGGGATGCCAGCGAACGCCGCCAGGTCATCGTCACCAGCCACAGTCCTGACCTTCTCGACCGCCACGACTTCGATCTCTCCGAGTTGCGCGCCGTGCGCTCCATTGCTGGCGAGACCAAGATCGGTGAGCTGGATGAAGCAGGAGTCCTCGCTCTACGCGAGCAGCTCTACACCCCCGGCGAGCTCCTTCGGAACGACCAGCTCCTTCCCGCAATCACTGCGGAATCGCAGTCGGGGGTGCGCCGATGA
- a CDS encoding 3'-5' exonuclease: MRAIGHYQRFLERSGIPVCLLEHYDGRPVDAVKLGSYRRAKGLEFKRVYLPEHDAALANGFRTQPEAEASEPERGREELARSQLFVAMTRARDVLWLGSVNRQTEG; encoded by the coding sequence ATGCGCGCCATCGGCCACTACCAGCGGTTCCTCGAACGGTCCGGCATCCCCGTATGCCTGCTGGAGCACTACGACGGCCGCCCCGTCGACGCCGTCAAACTCGGCAGCTACCGCCGGGCCAAGGGCTTGGAGTTCAAGCGCGTCTACCTCCCGGAGCACGACGCGGCCTTGGCGAACGGCTTCCGCACACAACCCGAAGCGGAAGCCTCGGAGCCTGAACGCGGGCGCGAAGAGCTGGCCCGCAGCCAGCTCTTCGTGGCCATGACCCGAGCGCGTGACGTGCTTTGGCTGGGGAGTGTGAACCGACAGACAGAAGGTTGA
- a CDS encoding Pr6Pr family membrane protein, whose translation MIAPTPPPGTSSASGVPVEAVVPPVRRPLVAVLRMLIALIAVTGIVIDLAIGSPPRVLSYFTVQSNALVAVVLGLSAWRAWRGRRPLPSWVTGGTLLFIAITGLVYHLVLANASSGFSMTEETAPPSGWHTLSNQLLHTVTPIAVALDWLLLTRPGGLRPRHAALWLLYPLAYLGFALTRGALLPPGSPARYPYPFLDVESHGYTGVLGNALTFGLAFYALALLTVTLDRVRPWPRPPENRISPQASGPLK comes from the coding sequence ATGATCGCTCCGACTCCTCCCCCGGGCACCTCAAGCGCTTCGGGCGTCCCCGTGGAGGCGGTCGTGCCACCCGTACGCCGCCCCCTCGTGGCCGTTCTCCGCATGCTGATCGCCCTCATCGCGGTGACCGGGATCGTGATCGACCTGGCCATCGGCAGCCCTCCGCGCGTCCTCAGCTACTTCACCGTCCAGAGCAACGCGCTGGTGGCGGTGGTTCTGGGCCTCTCCGCGTGGCGGGCGTGGCGGGGCCGCCGCCCTCTTCCGTCGTGGGTGACCGGCGGCACGCTGCTCTTCATCGCGATCACGGGCCTCGTCTACCACCTGGTCCTGGCGAACGCGTCGAGCGGCTTCTCGATGACAGAGGAAACGGCACCGCCATCCGGCTGGCACACCCTCTCCAACCAGCTCCTGCACACCGTGACGCCGATCGCCGTGGCCCTCGACTGGCTGCTGCTGACGAGGCCGGGCGGCCTGCGCCCGCGCCACGCGGCCCTGTGGCTGCTGTATCCCCTGGCGTACCTGGGCTTCGCCCTGACCCGGGGCGCCCTCCTGCCACCGGGCTCCCCGGCCCGCTACCCCTACCCGTTCCTGGACGTCGAGTCCCACGGCTATACGGGCGTCCTCGGCAACGCGCTCACCTTCGGCCTGGCCTTCTACGCACTGGCGCTGCTGACGGTGACCTTGGACCGCGTCCGCCCCTGGCCCCGGCCTCCCGAGAACCGGATTTCGCCTCAGGCCTCCGGTCCGCTAAAGTAA
- a CDS encoding metallophosphoesterase, with product MRARYAVPLGITATAAAGLAYSVGFEARSFRLRRVTVPVLPAGMRPLRVLQVSDIHMVSGQRKKQRWLRSLAGLRPDFVINTGDNLSDPEGVPETLDALGPLMEFPGAYVFGSNDYYGPKPRNPARYLVEKVQGKHGLNGNAPAVGVIHNPWEGLRDGFDEAGWVNLTNTRGSLKIEGYEIGLTGLDDPHIKRDRYARVAGGPEAGPDFSMGVVHAPYLRSLDAFTADGYPLILAGHTHGGQVCIPFYGALVTNCDLDTDRVKGLSTHTAEGRTAFMHVSAGCGANRYTPMRFACPPEATLLTLVPGAARVPGTSGRVA from the coding sequence ATGCGCGCGCGATACGCAGTACCCCTGGGCATCACGGCGACGGCCGCGGCCGGTCTCGCCTACTCGGTGGGCTTCGAAGCCCGTTCCTTCCGGCTGCGGCGGGTCACGGTGCCCGTGCTGCCGGCGGGGATGCGTCCCCTGCGGGTCCTCCAGGTCTCCGACATCCACATGGTGTCCGGGCAGCGCAAGAAGCAGCGGTGGCTGCGCTCGCTGGCGGGCCTGCGGCCCGACTTCGTGATCAACACGGGCGACAACCTGTCCGACCCCGAGGGCGTCCCGGAGACGCTGGACGCCCTCGGTCCGCTGATGGAGTTCCCCGGGGCGTACGTCTTCGGCTCGAACGACTACTACGGACCGAAGCCGCGCAACCCCGCGCGCTACCTTGTCGAGAAGGTCCAGGGCAAGCACGGCCTGAACGGCAACGCACCCGCCGTCGGCGTCATCCACAACCCCTGGGAAGGCCTGCGCGACGGCTTCGACGAGGCGGGCTGGGTAAACCTCACGAACACCCGCGGCTCCCTGAAGATCGAGGGCTACGAGATCGGCCTCACGGGCCTGGACGACCCGCACATCAAGCGCGACCGGTACGCGCGCGTGGCGGGCGGTCCGGAGGCCGGGCCCGACTTCTCGATGGGCGTCGTGCATGCCCCGTACCTGCGTTCCCTGGACGCCTTCACGGCCGACGGCTACCCGCTGATCCTCGCCGGCCACACCCATGGCGGACAGGTCTGCATCCCCTTCTACGGGGCTTTGGTCACCAACTGCGACCTCGACACGGACCGCGTGAAGGGCCTCTCGACGCACACGGCGGAGGGCCGGACGGCGTTCATGCACGTCTCGGCGGGCTGCGGCGCGAACCGCTATACGCCGATGCGGTTCGCGTGTCCGCCGGAGGCGACGTTGTTGACGTTGGTGCCGGGGGCGGCGAGGGTACCGGGGACGTCAGGGCGGGTGGCTTAA
- a CDS encoding GatB/YqeY domain-containing protein: MTTLKSKLQEDLTAAIRGRDELRSSTLRLTLTAITKEEVAGTEARELSDDDVQKVIAREAKKRREAAEAFGQAGRTEQAEKEKAEGEILAEYLPKQLSDDELREIVTQAVEEARAAGAEGPRAMGQVMKIVNPKVAGLAEGGRVAATVKKLLAG; this comes from the coding sequence ATGACCACGCTCAAGTCGAAGCTCCAGGAAGACCTCACCGCCGCGATCCGGGGGCGTGACGAGCTGCGCTCCTCGACGCTCCGGCTGACCCTCACCGCCATCACGAAGGAGGAGGTCGCGGGCACGGAGGCGCGCGAACTCTCCGACGACGACGTGCAGAAGGTGATCGCCCGCGAGGCGAAGAAGCGCCGTGAGGCCGCCGAGGCCTTCGGTCAGGCCGGGCGCACCGAGCAGGCGGAGAAGGAGAAGGCGGAGGGCGAGATCCTCGCCGAGTACCTCCCGAAGCAGCTCTCCGACGACGAGCTGCGGGAGATCGTCACCCAGGCCGTCGAGGAGGCCAGGGCCGCCGGCGCCGAGGGCCCGCGCGCCATGGGCCAGGTCATGAAGATCGTGAACCCCAAGGTCGCGGGTCTGGCCGAGGGCGGCCGCGTCGCCGCCACGGTCAAGAAGCTCCTCGCGGGCTGA